The Streptomyces sp. NBC_01353 genome contains a region encoding:
- a CDS encoding metal-dependent phosphohydrolase yields the protein MRPGAVTVGAVHGTALVLTVAGFASTLWHGIDEPGHALAFGVLIALGELARWGAPPVLGELRGREPAPIAAAGALAYALLGESAGRITTHGVLQIIAVVVAAGLAGIVPHIARGKGPDLDHLARRILTVAFAALCFQPLYNSGGLTQYLGQGPSYALYLLLLLVLTALCDAVLGALMLRARTRYPYGPLLRDELRALLGIGSAVCATGTVIALGVAAAGLWALPVFCVPLLLTQVSFRRYAAVRTTNRQTIASLARATEIAGYTAPGHAHRVAALSGAVGRELGLSGSELAVLEYAALMHDIGQLSLVDPVPEGATALLPAEEQRRIALLGGAVVRQTGVPAAVAVVVERQADPYRDQPLPARIVRTVNAYDDLAGDSAGGALAALERLRLSTARDHQPKVVETLARVLARGGVTPVPPG from the coding sequence ATGAGGCCCGGGGCGGTCACCGTCGGCGCGGTCCACGGGACCGCGCTCGTCCTCACCGTCGCCGGATTCGCCTCGACGCTCTGGCACGGGATCGACGAGCCCGGTCACGCCCTCGCCTTCGGCGTGCTCATCGCGCTCGGCGAGCTCGCCCGCTGGGGCGCCCCGCCCGTGCTCGGCGAGCTCCGGGGCAGGGAGCCCGCGCCGATCGCCGCCGCCGGAGCCCTCGCGTACGCCCTGCTCGGCGAGAGCGCGGGCCGCATCACCACCCACGGCGTCCTCCAGATCATCGCCGTCGTCGTCGCGGCCGGGCTCGCCGGGATCGTTCCGCACATCGCCCGCGGCAAGGGCCCGGACCTGGACCACCTGGCGCGGCGCATCCTCACCGTCGCCTTCGCCGCCCTCTGCTTCCAGCCGCTCTACAACTCGGGCGGGCTCACCCAGTACCTCGGCCAGGGCCCCTCCTACGCCCTCTACCTGCTGCTTCTGCTCGTCCTCACCGCCCTGTGCGACGCAGTGCTCGGCGCCCTGATGCTCCGGGCCCGCACCCGCTACCCGTACGGCCCTCTCCTGCGCGACGAGCTGCGCGCTCTCCTCGGCATCGGCTCCGCGGTCTGCGCCACCGGCACCGTGATCGCCCTCGGAGTGGCCGCCGCGGGGCTCTGGGCGCTGCCCGTCTTCTGCGTACCGCTGCTGCTCACCCAGGTCTCGTTCCGGCGGTACGCGGCCGTGCGCACCACCAACCGGCAGACCATCGCCTCCCTCGCCCGCGCCACCGAGATCGCCGGCTACACCGCCCCCGGGCACGCCCACCGCGTCGCCGCCCTCAGTGGTGCCGTCGGGCGCGAGCTGGGGCTCTCCGGGTCCGAGCTGGCCGTCCTGGAGTACGCGGCGCTCATGCACGACATCGGGCAGCTCTCCCTCGTCGACCCCGTCCCCGAAGGCGCCACGGCTCTCCTCCCGGCCGAGGAGCAGCGCCGGATCGCCCTCCTCGGCGGCGCGGTCGTCCGTCAGACCGGGGTTCCCGCGGCCGTGGCCGTCGTCGTGGAACGGCAGGCCGATCCGTACCGCGACCAACCCCTGCCCGCCCGGATCGTCCGTACCGTCAACGCCTATGACGACCTCGCGGGCGACAGCGCCGGCGGGGCGCTCGCCGCTCTCGAAAGGCTCCGCCTGTCCACGGCCCGCGACCACCAGCCGAAGGTCGTCGAAACCCTCGCCAGAGTCCTGGCAAGGGGCGGCGTCACCCCTGTCCCTCCTGGGTAA